In a genomic window of Arachnia rubra:
- a CDS encoding sensor histidine kinase has translation MIGSFWIRLRRGIERLITGQSLRSRLASLTGISVATAVLLVGSTAYASTQYSLLYQLDQEMLTAANNTAELIRPDIRNLGNLSPGFGTSQELLALTTATGEISQAGRQTLPLEPEAGDIAVARMQQGHRVRSVRLGDGQEYRLVSVPVRARDRTGQQQSYAVLYARPLTSLSTTLSSLWRVIALSGLVGILTTTFTALWVAQTALAPVRRLSTAVKNVTQTDQLNPIRIYGRDDLGELTQSFNLMLKTLQTSREQQRQLIADAGHELRTPLTSMRTNIELLVADDKSGMLPEGSRSEILDDVSAQLGEFSALVGDLVALTRDDHLQREPERLDMSEVVEAALARAARRGPNISFHTRLEQVPILGDASTLERAITNLLDNAVKFSPSDGDIWVELTSDGVLTIIDSGPGIADEDLPHIFDRFYRSDRARNTPGTGLGLAIVTHTLEAHRGSVRAGNQPGAGAKFTMRLPVLNAPEFPLSP, from the coding sequence GTGATCGGTTCGTTCTGGATCCGGCTCCGCCGGGGCATCGAAAGGCTCATCACCGGCCAGTCATTGCGGTCCCGGCTGGCCTCGCTCACCGGCATCTCCGTCGCGACCGCGGTGCTCCTGGTCGGTTCGACGGCTTACGCATCCACGCAGTACTCGCTGCTCTATCAGCTGGACCAAGAGATGCTGACCGCCGCCAACAACACCGCCGAGCTGATCCGCCCCGACATCCGGAACCTCGGGAACCTCAGCCCTGGGTTTGGCACCTCGCAAGAGTTGCTTGCCCTCACCACCGCAACGGGTGAGATCAGCCAGGCAGGCCGGCAGACCCTTCCCCTGGAGCCGGAAGCTGGCGACATCGCCGTCGCCCGCATGCAGCAGGGGCACCGGGTCCGCTCCGTGAGGCTGGGGGACGGCCAGGAGTACCGCCTGGTCTCGGTGCCGGTGAGAGCCAGGGACCGCACTGGGCAGCAGCAGAGCTACGCAGTGCTCTACGCACGTCCCCTGACCTCGCTGAGCACGACGCTGAGCTCACTGTGGAGGGTGATTGCCCTCTCCGGCCTGGTCGGGATCCTGACCACGACCTTCACCGCTCTGTGGGTGGCGCAGACGGCCCTGGCGCCGGTGCGGCGGCTGTCTACCGCGGTCAAGAACGTCACCCAGACCGACCAGCTGAACCCGATCCGCATCTATGGCCGCGACGATCTGGGGGAGCTAACGCAGAGCTTCAACCTGATGCTCAAGACCCTGCAAACCTCGCGGGAACAGCAGCGCCAGCTGATCGCCGACGCAGGCCACGAACTGCGCACTCCCCTGACATCGATGCGTACCAACATCGAGCTGTTGGTGGCCGACGACAAGTCGGGCATGCTGCCGGAGGGCTCCCGGTCCGAGATCCTCGACGACGTGTCCGCCCAGCTCGGCGAGTTCTCAGCCCTCGTCGGAGACCTGGTGGCCCTCACCCGTGACGACCATCTCCAGCGCGAGCCCGAACGCCTCGACATGTCGGAAGTGGTGGAGGCGGCACTGGCCCGCGCCGCCCGGCGTGGCCCGAACATCTCCTTCCACACGCGTCTGGAGCAGGTGCCCATCCTGGGTGATGCCTCCACGCTGGAACGCGCCATTACGAACCTGCTGGACAACGCGGTGAAGTTCTCGCCAAGCGACGGCGACATCTGGGTGGAACTCACCAGCGACGGCGTCCTGACGATCATCGACTCGGGACCGGGCATCGCCGACGAGGACCTGCCCCACATCTTCGACCGGTTCTACCGCTCAGACCGAGCCCGCAACACCCCAGGCACCGGCCTTGGCCTCGCGATCGTCACCCACACCCTGGAGGCGCACCGTGGCTCGGTCCGGGCGGGGAACCAGCCGGGGGCGGGAGCCAAGTTCACCATGCGGCTGCCCGTGCTGAATGCCCCAGAGTTTCCCCTGTCGCCGTAA
- a CDS encoding response regulator transcription factor, with product MQILVVDDDQAVRDSLARSLKYSGDDVTTAADGVEALAKLAGHTPDAVVMDVMMPRLDGLEATRMLRQSGNDVPILILTARDAVGDRVDGLDAGADDYMVKPFALDELLARLRALTRRSKQVPETDSRVLTFGDVMLDPQHREVTRAGQHISLTRTEFALLQAFMENPRRVMERNTLLNEVWGFEFPATANSLEVYIGYLRRKTEVGGLPRLIHTVRGVGYVLRETAP from the coding sequence ATGCAGATCCTGGTGGTGGACGACGACCAGGCCGTGCGCGACTCGCTGGCCCGGTCCCTGAAGTATTCCGGCGACGACGTGACGACTGCGGCGGACGGTGTGGAGGCGCTGGCGAAGCTGGCCGGCCACACCCCAGACGCGGTGGTCATGGACGTGATGATGCCCCGCCTCGACGGACTGGAAGCCACCCGCATGCTGCGCCAGTCCGGGAACGACGTCCCCATCCTGATCCTCACGGCCCGCGACGCCGTCGGTGACCGCGTCGACGGCCTCGACGCCGGCGCCGACGACTACATGGTCAAGCCCTTCGCCCTCGACGAGCTGCTGGCGCGCCTGCGAGCGCTGACCCGGCGCTCGAAACAGGTCCCGGAGACCGATTCCAGGGTGCTCACCTTCGGCGACGTGATGCTGGACCCGCAGCACCGCGAGGTGACCCGGGCGGGACAGCACATCTCCCTGACCCGTACCGAGTTCGCCCTCCTCCAGGCGTTCATGGAGAATCCCCGCCGCGTGATGGAGCGCAACACTCTCCTCAACGAGGTGTGGGGGTTCGAGTTCCCGGCCACCGCGAACTCCCTTGAGGTCTACATCGGCTACCTGCGCCGCAAGACCGAGGTGGGTGGCCTGCCACGCCTGATCCACACGGTCCGTGGCGTCGGCTATGTGCTGCGCGAAACCGCGCCGTGA
- a CDS encoding low molecular weight protein-tyrosine-phosphatase, whose translation MAKVVFVCWGNICRSPMAERVARAMAAELGIDVETDSVGISSEESGNPIDHRAAAVLRQSGYDPTGHRARRVTLADLAGMDLVVAAENFHISRLELLYPGGNYALLNDFNPAMPKGQDLQDPWYGPASGFDDTLADIEAAMPGILAAVAG comes from the coding sequence ATGGCGAAGGTCGTGTTTGTGTGCTGGGGCAACATCTGCCGTTCCCCGATGGCGGAGCGGGTCGCCCGCGCGATGGCTGCTGAGCTGGGGATTGATGTGGAGACTGACAGCGTCGGGATCTCGTCCGAGGAGTCGGGCAACCCGATCGACCACCGGGCGGCCGCGGTGCTCCGCCAGAGCGGATACGACCCCACCGGCCATCGGGCGCGCCGGGTCACCCTCGCCGACCTAGCTGGGATGGACCTGGTGGTGGCGGCCGAGAACTTCCACATCTCCCGCCTCGAACTGCTCTACCCCGGCGGCAACTACGCCCTCCTCAACGACTTCAACCCGGCGATGCCCAAGGGGCAGGACCTCCAGGACCCCTGGTACGGCCCAGCCTCCGGCTTCGACGACACCCTCGCCGACATCGAGGCGGCAATGCCTGGCATCCTCGCCGCCGTCGCGGGCTGA
- the argF gene encoding ornithine carbamoyltransferase produces MLKGRSFTKETDLTPVEWTYLLELSEQLKAERRSGRETQRLVGKKVALLFEKSSTRTRCAFEVALMEQGGHSTYLNSSDSQIMHKESAKDTARVLGRWYDGIEYRGFEQGAVEILAANAGIPVYNGLTDSWHPTQMLADQLTMLEYSGKPLSETSWAFVGDVRNNMGNSNLISAAMVGADIRLIAPRQLQTSGEVRAQAESIAAETGARITITDDIAEGVAGVDFLHTDVWLSLGEPKELWAERIALLKPYQVNAAMIAATGNPQVRFMHCLPAFHDRDTALGEEIYQETGLDALEVTDEVFESEASIVFDQAENRMHTIKALLVATLAG; encoded by the coding sequence ATGCTGAAAGGTCGCAGCTTTACCAAGGAGACGGATCTCACGCCCGTCGAATGGACCTACCTGCTCGAATTGTCCGAGCAGCTGAAGGCCGAGCGACGTTCAGGCCGTGAGACTCAGCGCCTGGTGGGCAAGAAGGTGGCCCTGCTGTTCGAGAAATCCTCCACTCGCACCCGCTGCGCCTTCGAGGTGGCGCTGATGGAGCAGGGCGGGCATTCGACCTACCTGAACTCGTCGGACTCCCAGATCATGCACAAGGAGTCGGCCAAGGACACGGCTCGCGTGCTGGGCCGCTGGTACGACGGCATCGAGTACCGCGGCTTCGAGCAAGGGGCCGTGGAGATCCTGGCAGCCAACGCGGGGATCCCTGTCTACAACGGTCTGACTGACTCCTGGCATCCCACGCAGATGCTCGCCGACCAGCTCACCATGCTGGAGTACTCGGGCAAGCCGCTGTCCGAAACGTCCTGGGCCTTCGTCGGGGATGTGCGCAACAATATGGGCAACTCCAACCTGATCTCGGCTGCCATGGTCGGCGCCGACATCCGGCTGATCGCGCCCAGGCAGCTCCAGACCAGCGGCGAGGTGCGCGCCCAGGCGGAGTCCATAGCGGCTGAGACCGGCGCCCGGATCACCATCACCGACGACATCGCCGAAGGTGTGGCGGGAGTCGACTTCCTCCATACGGACGTGTGGTTGTCGCTCGGTGAGCCCAAGGAGCTGTGGGCCGAGCGTATTGCCCTGCTGAAGCCCTACCAGGTCAATGCGGCGATGATCGCGGCTACCGGAAATCCGCAGGTCAGGTTCATGCATTGCCTGCCCGCCTTCCACGACCGCGACACCGCCCTCGGCGAGGAGATCTACCAGGAGACCGGGCTGGATGCCCTGGAGGTCACCGACGAGGTGTTCGAGTCGGAGGCAAGCATCGTCTTCGACCAGGCCGAGAACCGGATGCACACCATCAAGGCCCTGCTGGTCGCTACCCTGGCCGGCTGA
- the pdhA gene encoding pyruvate dehydrogenase (acetyl-transferring) E1 component subunit alpha, with amino-acid sequence MDNDMVQLLTPDGQRVERPGFSFVGSDDDLAQYLEDMVLARRFDAEATALQRHGELGLWPPLLGQEAAQVGSARALGVRDVVFPTYREHAVALTLGLPYRQLLALFRGSDAGDWEHLDRFRNYQIIIGSQALHAVGYAMGLQLDGLVGNAEGGNAAAIAYHGDGASSQGDVNEAYVFAASHNAPVVFFCQNNQWAISEPAAVQSRIPLFQRARGFGFPGIRVDGNDILAVHAVTSWALERAHRGDGPALVEAFTYRMGAHTTSDDPTKYRASEETAAWAGRDPISRLTTYLRRQGVIDDAWSAALDERARDFGAEVRATIPQLRDLTMDELFGNVYAESTAALEAQRREYAKWAGEEQP; translated from the coding sequence ATGGATAACGACATGGTGCAGTTGCTGACTCCTGACGGGCAACGGGTGGAACGCCCCGGGTTCTCCTTCGTGGGCAGCGATGACGACCTGGCCCAGTACCTGGAGGACATGGTTCTGGCCAGGCGTTTTGATGCCGAGGCGACGGCGCTGCAACGGCATGGGGAGCTGGGGTTGTGGCCGCCCCTGCTGGGGCAGGAGGCCGCGCAGGTGGGTTCTGCCCGCGCTCTTGGCGTGCGCGACGTGGTCTTCCCGACCTACCGGGAACACGCCGTCGCCCTGACCCTCGGGCTACCGTACCGGCAGCTGCTGGCGCTGTTCCGAGGCTCCGACGCCGGCGACTGGGAGCACCTCGACCGGTTCCGCAATTACCAGATCATCATCGGCTCCCAGGCCCTGCACGCCGTCGGCTATGCCATGGGGCTGCAGCTCGACGGGCTCGTCGGCAACGCGGAGGGTGGCAATGCGGCAGCCATCGCCTATCACGGCGACGGAGCCAGCTCCCAGGGCGATGTCAACGAGGCCTACGTGTTCGCGGCCAGCCACAACGCCCCCGTCGTCTTCTTCTGCCAGAACAACCAGTGGGCCATCTCCGAGCCGGCCGCGGTGCAGTCGCGGATCCCGCTGTTCCAGCGTGCCCGGGGCTTCGGATTCCCCGGCATCCGGGTGGACGGCAACGACATCCTTGCCGTCCATGCCGTCACCTCCTGGGCACTGGAACGCGCCCATCGTGGCGACGGGCCGGCGCTCGTCGAGGCCTTCACCTACCGGATGGGCGCGCACACCACCTCCGACGACCCCACCAAGTATCGTGCCAGCGAGGAGACCGCGGCCTGGGCCGGTCGCGACCCCATCAGCCGCCTGACCACGTACCTGAGGCGCCAGGGTGTGATCGACGACGCTTGGAGCGCTGCCCTCGACGAACGAGCCCGTGACTTTGGCGCCGAGGTCCGCGCCACCATCCCGCAGCTGCGCGACCTGACCATGGACGAGCTGTTCGGCAACGTCTATGCCGAGAGCACTGCCGCCCTGGAGGCGCAGCGCCGCGAATACGCCAAATGGGCGGGGGAGGAGCAGCCGTGA
- a CDS encoding alpha-ketoacid dehydrogenase subunit beta, producing MGGGGAAVNQRLTIAKAINLGLRRALETDPKVLLMGEDVGRLGGVFRVTEGLHDAFGPSRVIDSPLAESGIVGTAVGLVMRGYRPVVEIQFDGFVFPAFDQIVTQVARLRARTGGRQAVPMVVRIPYGGGIGAVEHHSESPEAYFCHTPGLKVVSPATPRDAYWMIQQAIASPDPVIFLEPKRRYHSRGDADLGQQPIPMHQAEIVRQGSDVTLLAWGPMVQTCLDAAGAAEKEGTSVEVADLRTLSPVDWATLTASVRRTRRAVVVHEASRTLGLGAEIAARLHEELFYDMEAPVLRVTGYDIPYPPARVEREFLPSADRILDAVDRSLAF from the coding sequence ATGGGCGGGGGAGGAGCAGCCGTGAACCAGCGCCTGACCATCGCGAAGGCCATCAACCTGGGGCTCCGGCGTGCCCTGGAAACGGATCCGAAGGTCCTGCTCATGGGGGAGGACGTCGGGCGGCTCGGCGGGGTGTTCCGGGTCACGGAGGGACTCCACGACGCCTTCGGCCCGTCCCGGGTGATCGACTCGCCCTTGGCCGAGTCGGGGATCGTGGGCACCGCCGTCGGCCTGGTGATGCGCGGCTACCGGCCTGTTGTGGAGATTCAGTTCGACGGCTTCGTCTTCCCGGCCTTCGACCAGATCGTGACGCAGGTCGCGAGGCTGCGCGCCCGAACCGGCGGCCGCCAGGCAGTGCCGATGGTGGTGCGGATCCCCTACGGCGGCGGGATCGGGGCGGTTGAGCACCACTCCGAGTCGCCGGAGGCCTATTTCTGCCACACCCCCGGGCTGAAGGTGGTCTCGCCCGCCACGCCGCGTGACGCCTACTGGATGATCCAGCAGGCCATCGCCTCCCCGGACCCTGTGATCTTCCTCGAACCCAAGCGCCGCTACCACAGCAGGGGCGACGCCGACTTAGGCCAGCAGCCCATCCCCATGCACCAGGCCGAGATCGTACGGCAGGGCAGTGACGTCACTCTCCTGGCCTGGGGGCCGATGGTGCAGACCTGCCTGGATGCCGCTGGCGCTGCGGAGAAGGAGGGCACGTCGGTTGAGGTGGCCGACCTGCGGACGCTGTCGCCTGTCGACTGGGCGACGCTTACCGCATCCGTGCGGCGCACCCGCCGTGCCGTCGTGGTGCATGAGGCGTCCCGTACGCTGGGGCTCGGCGCCGAGATCGCCGCCCGCCTCCACGAGGAGCTGTTCTACGACATGGAGGCCCCTGTGCTGCGCGTCACCGGCTACGACATCCCCTATCCGCCCGCCCGTGTGGAGCGGGAGTTCCTGCCGTCGGCGGATCGCATCCTCGACGCCGTCGACCGTTCCCTGGCCTTCTGA
- a CDS encoding dihydrolipoamide acetyltransferase family protein — translation MPDPGEGLLEAEIVSWRVEAGQEVEVNDVLVEIETAKSLVELPSPFAGTVSSLLVPEGATVEVGTAIVEIDDGAEGEEPNLVGYGPRDEPVASRRRRRAAAEPEPAPEVSAEPPGPRAKPPVRKYARDLGVDLSGVAGSGPDGVITRADVEAASTAGRPSPMVGDEPRQAAAQEDCGGEATGAQPAGDPGTGGVRGPGGAGDHRIPIKGVRKATAEAMVRSVTTHVHVTEWLTCDVTGTMELVETLKGRREFAGQRVSSLLVYAKAVCLALGRNPGLNASWDGQAGEIIHHGDVNLGIATATPRGLMVPNIKAAQGLSLLELCQAIGHLVAVSREGRLQPPDYAGGTFTITNVGVFGVDAGTPIINGDESAILCMGAIQRRPWVVGTGAEERVVPRWVTTLALSFDHRIIDGEEASRFLHDVAEILADPALALLF, via the coding sequence TTGCCCGACCCAGGGGAGGGGCTCCTCGAGGCTGAGATCGTCTCCTGGCGGGTCGAGGCCGGCCAGGAGGTCGAGGTCAATGACGTGCTCGTTGAGATCGAGACCGCGAAGTCGCTCGTGGAGTTGCCGTCGCCGTTCGCCGGTACCGTCAGCAGCCTGCTGGTGCCCGAGGGCGCCACGGTCGAGGTGGGCACCGCGATCGTCGAGATCGACGACGGCGCCGAGGGCGAGGAGCCGAACCTCGTCGGGTACGGGCCGCGCGACGAGCCCGTGGCATCGCGTCGCCGCCGCCGGGCTGCTGCGGAGCCAGAGCCAGCCCCGGAGGTGTCCGCTGAGCCGCCGGGCCCCCGCGCCAAGCCACCCGTGCGCAAATACGCCCGCGACCTCGGCGTCGACCTGAGCGGCGTGGCGGGGAGTGGGCCCGACGGCGTCATCACCCGTGCCGACGTCGAGGCCGCCTCAACCGCCGGGCGTCCTAGTCCCATGGTTGGCGACGAACCCAGGCAGGCCGCAGCCCAGGAGGATTGCGGCGGTGAGGCCACCGGCGCACAGCCAGCGGGTGACCCCGGGACGGGCGGAGTCCGTGGGCCTGGGGGCGCAGGGGATCACCGCATCCCCATCAAGGGGGTGCGCAAGGCCACGGCCGAGGCGATGGTGCGCTCCGTCACCACCCACGTCCACGTCACCGAGTGGCTGACTTGTGACGTCACGGGAACGATGGAGCTCGTCGAGACGCTGAAAGGCCGGCGGGAGTTCGCGGGTCAGCGGGTCTCGTCGCTGCTGGTCTACGCGAAGGCGGTGTGCCTGGCGCTGGGACGCAATCCCGGCCTCAATGCGTCCTGGGACGGCCAGGCGGGTGAGATTATCCACCACGGCGATGTGAACCTCGGCATCGCCACCGCCACTCCCCGGGGTCTGATGGTGCCCAACATCAAAGCCGCTCAGGGACTGAGCCTCCTGGAGCTGTGCCAGGCCATCGGCCACCTTGTGGCGGTCTCCCGCGAGGGGAGGCTGCAGCCCCCAGACTACGCGGGCGGCACATTCACCATCACCAACGTCGGCGTTTTCGGCGTCGATGCGGGTACCCCCATCATCAACGGCGACGAGTCGGCGATCCTGTGCATGGGCGCCATCCAGCGCCGTCCCTGGGTGGTCGGGACGGGCGCGGAGGAGCGGGTGGTGCCGCGCTGGGTGACCACCCTGGCCCTGTCCTTCGACCACCGCATCATCGACGGCGAGGAGGCCTCCCGTTTCCTCCACGACGTGGCTGAGATCCTCGCCGACCCGGCCCTGGCGCTGCTGTTCTAG